Sequence from the Spirochaetae bacterium HGW-Spirochaetae-1 genome:
ACATGCTCCGTCGGTATTGATGAGAGTGATGGGGACCTCATACTTCTGAAGACGGCGCGCGTCGCGGTCCGTGGCCACATCGCCCTCGATGACAGCCACCTTGTATTTTTTATTCAGCTCCTCGATGGTCTTTTCCAGGATGGTGGTTTTTCCGGCGCCGGGAGAACCGATGAGATTGACCATGAGGACCTTTTTCTGCTTCAAAAGTGCCCTGAGCTCTCCGGCCTTCTCGGCATTAGCACCGAAAATATTTTTCATTACAGTTATTTCCATATCAGTTTTCTCCTTCAATCTGTTTGATCAGCAGTTCCTGTCCTTCCACCAGGTCCAGCTCCACTGCCTCACATTTGGGACAGATGTATACATGTTCATCAACGGTGAACTGATGTCCACAGGACCTGCATTGCATTTTTATGGGGACAAATTCCAACTGCAGTTCCGCGCCTTCGGCAATTGTGCCCTTTGTTATAGCTTCAAAGGCCATTTCCATGGCCACGGGCACCACCTGGCGCATTTTCCCCACGATGAGGCTCACCCTGTATACCTTTACCAGGCTATTTTCTCTGGCAACCTCTTCGATAATATCATAGAGGCTGCTTACTATTGAAAATTCATGCATTACCTGTTATCCTGACTCCGTGATCCTGGATTAAAAAACATCCGTGCCATGATTATTTTATTTTTAGCACAACGTATCCACTTTGACAAGACAGCAATAAAAGTCTATAAGAAAATTTCAAAATAGTAAAAATCCCACATGTATAAAATGAGCATTATTATAGAGACAACGGTTCCCTCTATTGACATAGCCTGTGGCCCGTGATAAAATTGTATAGCGATATGCGGTAATAATGCGTCATAACGTTTATGTGCAAGCATCTATATCAGCGATACGGTATGGGAAACTCAGACGGTCGGAAAAAGAACATCTCAAAAAAGAAATCGCTTCCCGATGAGACCAATAATCTCACGGGGATCATCAACGACCTGTCCTTCAGCGGCACCGCTATTCATGACAGGGGAATTATCATTGATGTAAACGATGTTTTTTGCCGCATTACCGGTTACAGCCGTGAAGAACTTATCGGTGCCAGCGGTTTAATCGTTATTCCTCCACGGCATCATGAATTTGTAAAGAATTCAATCACATCAAATAAAAACGATAGGTTCATCACACAACTCCTGCGCAGGGACGGCACTATTATCGATATTGAAGTGCAGAGAAAACCCATTAAGTATCAGGGCAAAATGTTGTCGCTAGTGGAATTCCACGATATCTCGTTAATACAGAAGATAAATGAAGAACTCAGGGAAAGTGAAAATAAATTCAGGCTTCTTTTTGAGAACATGATCGAGGGTGTGGCTCTCCATGAACTGGTTTATGACACTGACGGCATGCCGAAAGACTACCGTATTATTGAAGTCAATCCGGCCTTTGAAGATCATACCGGCATGACCGCAACCCAGGCCCGGGGATCCCTGGCCACGGCTTTTTATGGCACCGGTGAGGCTCCCTATCTTGATGAATATGCCAATGTTGTTAAAAGTAAAACCCCCTTCAGTTTTGAGACCTATTTCACCCCTCAGAAAAAGCATTTTAAAATATCCTCCTTCCCCTTGAGCGCCACACGTTTTGCCACGGTTTTCGAAGATATAACGGACTATAAAACCATCATGGAAAACCTCAGGATCAGCCAGGAACGCCTGAACCTGGCGCTGGAGGCGTCATCGGATGCCATATGGGACTGGGACCTGACTTCCAATACACTCTATTTCAGTCCTCAATGGTTCACCATGCTGGGCTATGAAGCCGACGAATATGAGACTTCCTATGACACCTGGAAGAGTCTCCTGCATCCCGATGATGTTTCCCAGGCCGAGGAGGAAGTGCATAAAACAATTTCCTCACGCAACTTACCCTACAACATTGAGTTCCGCATGAAAACAAAAGACAACCAATGGAAATGGATACTGGACCGGGGCAAGGTGGTTGAATATGACGAGAATGGCACTCCCCTGCGCTTTATCGGCACCCACACGGACCTCACGGAAATAAAAAGAGTCGAAGAGGAGAAGGCCCTCGTTGAACGGCAGCTCTTCCAGGCCCAGAAAATGGAAGCCATCGGCACACTGGCCGGGGGTCTGGCCCACGACTTCAACAATGTGCTGGGGGCCATGAAGGGCAGCCTGGATATCATGGAAACCTATCTCGGAAAGGAAAGTCTCAACAACGCCGACAAAATATTTAAATACCTGGGAACGGCCCAGTCCTCGTCACAGAGGGCGGCGGACATCATCAAAGATCTCATGGCGCTGTCACGCCTGGAAAAAGAACGCCACAATCCCGTTGAAATCAACCTCGCCCTGAAGCACATACTCCAAATCGCCAAAAACAGCTTTCCAAAATCCGTCAACCTTGATTTTCAATTCACTGAAAGCCCGATCTATGTCATGGGAGACCCGACCCAACTGGAGCAGGTGTTCCTGAATCTCTGCGTAAATGCCTCCCATGCCATGACATTAATGCGGCCCGAAAATGACAGGGAGGGAGGTAAC
This genomic interval carries:
- the hypA gene encoding hydrogenase maturation nickel metallochaperone HypA, with the protein product MHEFSIVSSLYDIIEEVARENSLVKVYRVSLIVGKMRQVVPVAMEMAFEAITKGTIAEGAELQLEFVPIKMQCRSCGHQFTVDEHVYICPKCEAVELDLVEGQELLIKQIEGEN